The DNA window ACATGGCTCAGAGCGATGGGTGGCCAATCTCCGAAAGTTATAATCAGTGATCAAGATAAACAATTGAAATCAGCAATTGAAGAAGTTATGCCATATTCGCGCCATTGCTTTGCTTTATGGCATATTTTGGAAAGGGTCCCCGAAACCCTTGCCCACGTGCTAAAAAAGCACGAGAATTTCATGAAAAAGTTCAACAAGTGCATTTTCAAGTCATTGACAGATGAAGAGTTTGACATGAGGTGGTGGAAGATGGTCAGTCGATTTGAGCTACAAGAAAATGAATGGATTCATTCAATCTATGTGGACCGTAAAAAGTGGGTTCCTTCATTCATGAGGGATACATTTCTGGCTGGGATGTCCCCACATCAGCGATCGGATAGTGTGAATTCCTATTTTGACAAATACATTCATAAGAAGATCAATTTGAAAGAGTTTGTGAGACAATACGGGGCAATAATTCAGAACCAGTACGAAGATGAAGACATGGCAGACTTCGAAACCTGGCACAAACAGCCGGCACTGAAGTCGCCTTCACCTTGGGAAAAACAGATGTCGGCAATCTATACCCATGCAATATTTCGGAGATTCCAGATAGAGGTCTTGGGCGTTGTAGGATGCCATCCCAAGAAGGAAAAGGAATACGGAGGCAACACCACTTTTAGGGTTGATGATTGCGAGAAAAATGAGAATTTTGTAGTTACATGGAATGAAGCAAAGGTAGAGGTTTCTTGCTCGTGCCTAATGTTTGAATACAAAGGTTTTCTTTGTCGGCATGCAATGATTGTCCTCCAAATATGTGGTCTTTCCAGGATCCCGTCTCAATATATCCTGAAGAGGTGGACGAAAGACGCAAAAAACAAGCAAATGTTGGTTGAAGGAACTGAAAGAATCCGAAATAGGATACAGAGGTATAACGATCTATGCAAGCGTGCTATTGGATTGGGAGAAGAAGGTTCCTTGAGTGAGGAGAATTACAACATTGCTTGCCGCGCTCTAGTTGAAGCTCTGAAAAGCTGCGTAAATATAAACAACGAAAACCCTGCAGAATGCAGTAGTAACACCGGTGGACTTCGTTTTACTGAAGAAGAGGACCTGCTGCTCCCACCTGCCAAAACAATTAGGAAAAATAACACAAGCAAGAAAAGAAAGGTAAATACTTGTTACATCCGTTGAATTTCATTTCGTTTTAAATGCCTCCTTGCATTGCACAAAATCTTGTATGTGGTTTTCTGGAATAACTATTACCAAACCTGACTTTGACTTTTGCTGTTGAAACTTTTTACCCCAGACGCAGCCAGAGCCAGAAGCAGTTGCAATTGATACTCAAGACGGTTTGCAGCGAATGGTGAGCTATAAAGTTTGCAGTGTATCAAAGTGATAAAATTTAGTTGAATTTTCGACATGCCCTGAGAgtaattatatactactatttgatATGATATCATATGTTCTTGTTTTAAATTATAGGAACCTCTAAGCTCCGAGGGAATCCCTTTAAATGGATACTATGGATCTCAACAACATGTGCATGGACTGGTACGCTTTTATGCCATTGCCGTGGAAAGTTTCGTTTCTATGATGGAGTATTGTACTAAATATATGATTTTTGTGGGATGACAGTATTATCTATAAATATGACTCTTTCTTGTAATCCAGTTAAATCTGATGGAGCCACCAAATGACACATTCTACGTAGGTCAACAGACTATGCAGGGACTTGTAGGTTCACTGTCTTGCTCGTTATACATATACGTCCCAGAGTGAGTCAATGTAACATATACGATTTTGTGATTCGATTTTAGGGACAATTGCATTCCCTTGCTTCTAGCCATGATAGTTTCTATGGTGCTCAACAAAGCATGCCTGCAATGGTACTATGCTTTCATTGCCATGTCTTACAACCTCTTAACACGGCTACTTAGAAGAGTAATTATCTTGTGCTGTTTCTTTTCAGGGGCACTTGGATTTTAGACAACCGACATACACTTATGGCATTCAGGTAACTTGCAACACCGATATACTGAAAAACATACTAATCACTTCACGAAATACTTTCACATTTTATAACTCGATTTTTGCAACGTGCATATTCAGGATGAGCAAAGTATTAGACCAGCACAGCTGCCTGGTACGGCTAGACATGCTTGAGAATGTTCTACATTTATGACGAGGTTTCTCCTTTTTGAACTTGCTGTTGCAATTATGTATATACAGTATAATTTAGCAACTCAAAAAATCTCCACAACTAACCTCCTAAGCAACCACAGCTTATGTTTGTTGCAAGTTATTAGGTAAAAAACTGTGAGTTGGAGATTTGTGATCAGTATTTCATCTTACGTTTCTCTTCGGTGTGTTTTCTCTTAGAAAGTTGTTAGAAAATCCTGCTAGATAAACAACATGGAGTAGCTCTTCTGAGAGAGAAGCCATGAGTAGAGCCTTGAATAGTCAGCCTTTTGCAATTTGGTTAATTTAGATATATGATTGGAACACTTGATGAATTAAATTCATAAGGCCGAGGCATTGCCCATCATCATTtcatcaatcaatctcttgtAAGCATAACTAGATTCACCTTCAACCAGTGTTGTGAAAATCGCGCTCGGGGCGATCAAAGCGAGACTGTAATCGCCCCGATGCGGCGGGGTCGTGCGAGATCCGTGGAGTGACGGTGGGGCGCGCCTGGGTCGTCTGGGTCGCCGGCGGATCCATATAGTTAAAttaggtggaaaagaattcttaCAGAACAGCCAGCGGGAGAGGGAAGAGGACGCCGGCGGATCCGGCGACCGGCGTTAGACAGTCGGGATGGGCGTTTTCGCcaagagggagaagagagaTCTAGGATTATTTTTTCCCCAAATTGAAaagaatgaaatgaaaagagagagatagagaccGATGAGGTGAGGAAGTGTAGTGTTGGGCCTTTCTCTTTTATCTGTTTTTGGGTCTCTTAAAATTAAAGGTGTGGACCAAGTTTAATTTTAATGTTGGGCTGATGACTAATTTTAAAAGGAACTTAGGCCTAGAACCTTTAAAGAAAGAATGGACTAAATGGTTTTCAAGGATGGGCCTGCTGTGCCTATATACTCGTGGGCTCTCCTAAGTCGTTCGTATAATTGATGTTAAGTAATGGTTCGCTAATTAATTCTGCGATGACAAATAAACCTCGGATTTATTTTATTGCTTGAATAAATTACACGAAAAATAATACTCTCAAAGTTAATGAAATGATATCTTAATCTTCCACACTAAATTAAATCTATTGAGTGATATTGATGAAAGTAACGAATGGTTACTTGGTAGGATGCAGGATGAGGATAATGATCTTGATGATTTGGtgtttgatgatgatgatcttCGTTGGATGGACGTTGGTAGAGCTTCTGGAGCGTCGGAAGCAGTGTACCATACTAGAGGTAGCACAAGCACAAGAGAACAAGCCTCAAGCTCTATGCGTGCTTATACTCTTGTGGATAATGAAGATGATAGTGAAAATATTAATTTGGTTGTATCCGATGAAGGAGAAGAGGACTTACCTCTGAGTGATGAtgatattatttagttaattattttatgttttgcaactttttttggaactttgatgattttttataataaaattcagttatttagttatgttatgttgtttaaaaatttatatttttcgtctaatcatctttttttaatatggagtaataatgtatgtagatttatttgatgtgataaaacattcaagcaacaaacttataaaagagacacaaatataatcatcattcggctattctggcgccccgattcgtgggtctCTCGCCCCGTTGCCCCGCGACCCGGGGTCCCCCCTCATCGCCCAGGGGCGCCCCGCGACTCTAACAACACTGCCTTCAACACAGTCATTCTAATATCTAACCAACTCCActgtcattttcttttctttttttggaaaaataatcaTGTTTCAACGCCTCATCTATTTTCAGATATCCTACTTTAGTGCAtgtaatactaataaattaaatcacGTCGTTAACAATTTCTATCACGCCATTAGGTTTATGATAACTACGTCTTGATCAGCACTTAGCcacgtttttaatttttttttttgacgcATTTATTTCTGGTGTGCTGTGGAAGTCGAATAATAGCGTAAAATTATtaacaatatttatatatagtgtGAATGCTGGTATGTAATTTTGCAGTATAAATGTTAAATACCTTTAGAAGAGAGACAATTCATGCACGGAcgagaaaattagaaaattcaaattcataCAGATCCATCTATTTTTCTCcatgataattaatttataataatttttattattatattgtatAAGTAGTGTGGTATAAATCATcatctttaattttataaaaaataaatatcgcAACGGTCACTTTTGAGTTACATACTTGAGGCAAGAGTCCAAGATAATTGTTTGCAGTCATTTACTTTGTGCATGGTAATTAATTTTTGCCTCAAATCCAACGGCCTAATCCAAATTCCAATGTCAGTCAATATCTTATTCAATCTTCAACACATGTAAACAGAACACACTGTATTTCAGTTATTGTTTTTTCAACTTTCAAATTGCATCTACAACAAATGGCCAAAATCaaatacttaaatttgaaactagattaaataaaatattcgtAATGCATTGTAATCGAATGCTCACGATAAAACATATCAcagtttaaaataataataatactaccaAAAAATACAACTGAAAGAAAAAATGATCTGAGTAAGATCAAGATTCAAGAATAACATAATAAATTATGAATGATCGAAATCTAAATTCGAATTTTTCTTCATTCTCTTCTTAAAATGATGAGCTGCACCCTTCATCACTTTAGCCAATCCCTacacacaaaaaaatatcaccatccccttaattataaaaatcataGTATTATAACTTAGTAAGCCTACaatttaacaaataaaattgaaactttcatattataaacttttaCTACAATCTATAAGGTACAAACAAACGAGAAGTTGTACCGTGGGACTAGCTGAGGGGTGGCGCCACCGGAGAAAACCTGAAgacctccgcctccgcctcttcatCTTGGTGCATCTGCTTACATTGTTAAGCACAGCATCGGTGAACTTCCTCTTAATTTTCCCAGCAATTTTCTTGGTGTTTTCAAGCATGCCCACTTCTTCATAAGCGAGCTTTCTTGAaacgccgccgctgccgcctgcGCGGGGGAGGAGAGGGGACCAAATGGAGCTCTGGGCGTAGTTGAAGTCGAAGGCGGAGTTGTCGGGGAACTTGTAGAGGAGGTCATTCGACATGGAAAATTCGAGATACTCCACTACCATTAAGAGTGGCGGCGGAGCGCCGTCGCAGGAGATCAGAGGCATCGGAGTTTCGAGGTGAAAAATAGTGATGGGTTTTTTAGTTGTCAAGAAAGAACACAGAAATGTTGTCTTAAATTATATCGGTTGAAGTAGCCGTTAGAGGTTTTGGACTATTGTGGCAGAATATGTACATTACATTCGTATTAAATATTGTCCACACCAAATGTTTTTCTGTGAGAATACTAATAGTtgatcccaaaaatatggcattGTCTCGTGATTTGGATCCACTATTCTTACTAATATTTTTGAATTGATCGTGtatggtgattaatatctatgGTTTGGTGAAATTGTTTCACtagtaattaatttgattttacttAAAGATAGTAAGTAAGAAAAGTTAGACTGAACCCAGAACCAATACGCAGTCCAAAAATCATAGATTCGGCCACCAAACCTAATCAACACTAAGGAATCACGAAGTACTCTCAAATAGTATATACTCCACTTGTTAGGATTCATGTCGTCATCTAATGATATACTACAACGAAAATTATGAACATGAAACAAATCTATATTCACCATtaatattgcaagttgagcgtTTAATCAAACATATAGTTATACGTTTGGGTTACTTGATTCTAGTGTTTGATCAAATCTACACTTGAATGAATATTTTAGTGTTGCTAATTTTATccatttataatgtaattttaaAGATAAATCATTGAATcgaacaaaaaaattaattaattgtttttattatcTTAAACATCAAATATATACACTCATTATATTCACACAAAACTAAATACTATTCCGATTTCTAATAACATTGTTGATACTAATTTTGTTAGCAAAAGAAGGCCTTAACATAAAACTTGACTCCGacaaaaaattactaaaattaCCATACAACTTTTATTTGGATGCTCAAGTACCAATCGAATCAATTGATTAGTGATTACAATGAAAAAATATACCCTCCAAATTTAAAATAAGTAAGTATtcatttgttttaaattttaatgtacaTCTAATTTTGTGAGAGAGACGAGAAAATGGTACGTGAAAATTTGTGACAAATAATACCCTAATCGAATTCAAACGGTCAAACATaccaaaaattaatactactatacaaCCGACAGAAAAATTGATCTGAGTTAGATGAAGATTCAAGAATCCATCAAGAAATTATGAACAATTGAAACACAAATTCGATTTTTTCATGTGCATCACTTTAGCCGGAGAAACCCTGAGTCGGTGAATTTCCTATTGATTTTTCCAGCAATTTTCTTGGTGTTTTTAAGCAACcccacttcttcttcttcttcttcaaaagTGAGCTTTCTTGAAACGCCGGCGCCGCAGTGTGGGGGGAGCAGAGGGGACCAGATGGAGCTCTGGGCGTAGTTGAAAATTTCCAAGGCGGAGTTGTCGGAGTCGTTCGACTTGGAAGGGCCGAGATACTCCACAACCGTAAAGAGTGGCAGCGGAGCGCCGCCGCAGGTGATCACAGGCATCGGAAGTGGCGGAGATGAAAATTTGTGATTAGGCGGTTTTTACTTGTCGAGAAAGAGTAGAGCAATTGAATTTGGAAGAGACACTAGCCATTATTTATAGGGTTTGGACCGCTGGCGTTGAAAGACCAGACCAATGtccaaaataatttttaataccTCTCTCTCCCAAATATTGACACACTCAATCCGAcctgagttttaaaaaatgtaatggaaagtgaattgaaagagttagtggagtgtgagtcatatttttatatattagttttataataaaatgtgagtaggaatgaattagtgaaatatggtgtccactataaaaattgtaaaaatgaaatgaaataaactTTAGagaacggacgaaaatggaaaaatgaaacaAACTTTTACATAGATAAGTAGTGGAGTACTAATTTTTGCTCactctcatttttcttttatttattcaaCAAAATTAGTACTCCGTAACACCTACAtccctaattaatttattttcaatattaatCATCAGTCATGCATGtccactttatattttttaaataattacgtATAATACTAAGTATGGACTTCAATAATGTAcagtaggagtactatataaaatatgtaaatacaTCATATAATatctataaaattaatttgaaaattctactcttaatttaaaaaatctacTTTATAAATGTTTTTACTTCCTCTGCGAATAGAGTTTCggttcattttttaaaaatacacgAGTAAAACTCATATATCattaatattttcatttatttttcctAACATTTGCTTAAACTCGTACCACCACGTCAGAAACAAATAAAACTTCTACTCGAATATGGTAAATATTTGGTAGTAGTTTAtatttgattaaataaataagttgATGATTTTATGTATATCGGGGGTTTACCGCTTAAAACTATCCACCTCAACTCCCAGATCTGCCGCCCCAGCTATGGCCGTCCGCCGCCGTATCATTACGTCCATCTCGTCTTCCACCTTCAGTTGCAATTGGTCGCGCTGCATATCCTCTTCCGCCACAAATTCGCCTCCTCTTATATACGATTACtccaataattcctcaaccaccgccgccgccgatcAATCTGTCACCCTCCAGCTCCTCTCATGGGGTCGCGGCGCCTCTGGCCAGCTCGGTGGTGGAATCGAGGAAACCAGGATATATCCGGCGCCCCTATGCACCATCATTGCCCCACCTAATTTCTCCCTATCTCGCTCAATACCCGGCCGTCTCCCCCAGCTCAGTGATGGCGAGCCGCCATTGGAGGTCGGGATTTCTTGCGGGTTGTTCCATTCGGGTCTGCTGGTGGACGGAAAGCTGTGGATTTGGGGGAAAGGTGATGGCGGCAGGCTTGGATTCGGCCATGAAACCTCGGTTTTTGTTCCTGCACGGAACCCTAATGTGGAATCTGATGTGAGAAGCATTGCTCTCGGCGGCCTCCATTCCGTCGCGCTCGATGTCCTTGGCCGCGTATTTACTTGGTCAGTGCATATTTTActgttgggtcgtgataccgccgatctcacacacgcacgaacgaggaaataaagcacgcaaacgatataacgtggttcggtgataatccacctacgtccacggagaagatgaccggaatcttattgacgaactctttacaattacaacgaactcacactcacactctaccgctcacaactGCTTGCTATCTTGAGATTTAATCTCTctgagtgtgtgtatatggtgtaattctgctctctcactactgagctctatcgagctatttatacaagatgcaatcaagaaataaaatccaactaactctatttcccaaagttagttataaccgctgctcggctaaaaccgaactgccattcttggttagcaaccgaactgcatttctcggctatcaaccgaactgcctttctcggctatcaaccgaactgcctttctcggctagctcaaagccgagctttatttcttgatctcttctcggagctgccgaggctccaccactcgatcacaaccggactcaaagccgagcttcatttccgagctcagaagccgagctccagtagtttgcatggacacactttcacaaatctccaccttgtccttgcaaaactccatcaatatctggattcccttctcaatccttgttacaagcttcaacactccacaatctcaaccaacttcaaacaatgtttgaatttcgaagttggcagagattttgtcaacatgtctgatgcattttcttcggtaggaactttcaccacattgatctttccactttgaatctcatctctgatgaagtgtctcctcacatctatatgcttcgacctctcatggaacatttgatgttttgctaaACATATAGCCGAGTTGCTGTCACAGTTAATCTTCACTGCTCCCAGCTTCATTCCTAGATCTTGTAGTATCCCTTGCAGCCATTTTCCTTCCTTTGCAGCCTCTGTTAGCGCAATATACTCAGCCTCGGTCGTAGACAATGCAACCACAGACTGTAGATTTGATTTCCAACTCACTGCTGTGCCAAATAACGTGAATATGTAGCCACTTTGGGATTTTCTGTTGTCCAAGTTGGCAGCATAATCCGAATCACAAAATCCCTCAAGAACTTCATCCTTTTCAGACCAGGCTCCACCACCAAACTTCAAACCAATCATTACAGATCCCTTTAGATACTTCAAGATCCATTTCAGCGCGGCCCAGTGCTCTCTGCCCGGGTCAGCCATGTACCTACTGGCCACGCTTATAGCATGAGCaacatccggccttgtacaaatcatcaagtacatcacaCTGCCCACTATATTCGCATAGGGTATCAGACTCATTTCCCTTCTAGCTTCATCTGTCTTTGGCTCTTGTTCTTTGCTAAGTTTGAAATGGCCTGCCAATGGAGTGGAGACTAACCTTGCATCCTTCACTTGATACTTTTCTATCACCTTCCTGATGTAATCAGCTTGAACCAACCTCAGCTCCCTTTTTCCTCTGTCTCTGATGATATCCATCCCTAGGATCCGCTTTGCCTCCCCaaggtctttcatttcaaacttcTGCTTCAGTTCCTTCTTGACAATCTGCAGCTCATTCTTGCTAGATCCAGCCAACAGgatgtcatctacatacagcAATAAGTAGGCAACTATCAGATCTCCCTTTCTCTTGATATATACACAGCTATCAAAGTttgatctctcaaaatccatcagCTCCATCTGCTCATGGAatttcttgttccactgcctactactttgcttgaggccatataggctctttttcagcaagcaaactttcttctcctctccagGTTTCTCAAAGCCTTTAGGCTGCATCATGTAGattgtttcctctagatctccatgtaaaaaggctgtcttcacatcgagttgatgcagctcccagttaaaatgagcagtcatggccaacaagatccgaatggaagtatgtttcaccactggagagaacacctctgtgtaatcaattccctccacttgtgtgaaccccctagcaaccagccttgccttaaaacgtatgctttcaacctcccccacctctacCTTCTTTTTGAACAAccatttgcaactgatcagTTTCTGTATCCCTGGATCAATCACCAAAACCCAAGTTCCATTTTTCAATAGGGACtcaatttcttcttccatggccttgatccatttctgactttccttgcaactcatggcttcttcataggtcGAGGGCTCTGAAAACATGAGTACTTCTGCTACAcatagagcaaagaagctcatatCATAATCTGAAAACCTACTAGGCAAGCCTGCATTCCTCCTCGGATTCCTTCTAATTTCCTGACTTGCAGCAGCTTGCTCCATTGGTGGATCATGATCACTCACATCCTGAGCTGGTTGAGGATTAAgtactccaccttcttcttgattttctgtaaTATCAGCATCCTCATCTGTACCTGTCCCACCAGATCCTTCACCAAACTCAAAGCTCTGCATACTAGAGCTGCTGCCACCATCAGAGGCTCTTCCATTTTTCTTGAATGGCATTTCTTCTTCATTGAATATTACATCTCTGCTCACTATAACATTCTGACCTTCTCCATCCAAGTTCCACAATCTGTATCCCTTCACACCATCTTGGTATCCTAACATTGCACATTTCTTGGCTCTTGGTTCTAATTTATTCTGCCTTATATGTGCATAAGCTGCACATCCAAAAATCTTCAATGCAGAATAATCTCCCAAGCtcccataccatctctgatctgGGGTCTCATCAGAGATTGCTGAAGAAGGACACTTATTGATGAGAGCAGCTGCAGTAGAAACGGCCTCTGCCCAAAActtctttggcattccagaatAAAATAGCATACATCTCACTTTCTctagcaatgtcctattcattctctctgCCAACCCGTTTTGTTGGGGGTTTCTTGGCACTGTCCTATGTCTCCTTATTCCCTTCTCCTTACAGAAGCTATCAAATTCAGTAGACAGAAACtccatgccattatcagtcctaAGATATTTCAGCACTGACCCTTTCTCATTCTCATATCTAGCATGCCATTCTCTAAACTTCTCAAATGCTTGGGACTTCTCTTTCAGGATATATATCCATACTTTTCTTGAataatcatctatgatggagatgaaatacttacctccacctatggattcagtTGGAGATGGCCCCCAAaggtcactgtgggcatacacaaaGGGTGCGGTTGAAGTGTGCTTCCCACCAGTGAATGGCAGCTTCTTCGCCTTTCCAAGAATGCAAGATTCACACTTACTCAGTTTCTCTGATGTACCTAACTTCATCACACCACGTTTTGCCAGCTGcctgatgcccttttcacccACATGTCCCAGCCTAGCATGCCAAATATTAAGATTCTCTGACTGAGCAACATTCACTGCATCAACCACTGTCTCTCCCAGCAAGTAGTACAAGCTATTCT is part of the Salvia splendens isolate huo1 chromosome 6, SspV2, whole genome shotgun sequence genome and encodes:
- the LOC121807891 gene encoding RCC1 domain-containing protein RUG3, mitochondrial-like, which gives rise to MAVRRRIITSISSSTFSCNWSRCISSSATNSPPLIYDYSNNSSTTAAADQSVTLQLLSWGRGASGQLGGGIEETRIYPAPLCTIIAPPNFSLSRSIPGRLPQLSDGEPPLEVGISCGLFHSGLLVDGKLWIWGKGDGGRLGFGHETSVFVPARNPNVESDVRSIALGGLHSVALDVLGRVFTWSVHILLLGRDTADLTHARTRK
- the LOC121807507 gene encoding uncharacterized protein LOC121807507, producing the protein MPLISCDGAPPPLLMVVEYLEFSMSNDLLYKFPDNSAFDFNYAQSSIWSPLLPRAGGSGGVSRKLAYEEVGMLENTKKIAGKIKRKFTDAVLNNVSRCTKMKRRRRRSSGFLRWRHPSASPTGLAKVMKGAAHHFKKRMKKNSNLDFDHS